In Bacillus weihaiensis, the genomic stretch ACAGGAATTAGATCTCCTTCTATCAGAGTTTGGTGAAACAGTTGATGATTACACATTTATTGAAGATCTCGCTATTGCCCTCACCTTTTATCTCAACCATGAATCAGATATAAACGAATTTAGAGAGTTTTTTACCTTAACAGGTTTAACAGACAAAGAGTTAGAAACATTATTCAGTCATTTCATTAAGCTTAAAGACCGAGTAAAAGAAAATGAGATGGACGCACTAGGAAGAAGAATGGAAGCCTTCCAAAGTATCGAGGATATGACGACATTATCACATTCTCAAAAAGAGGAAGTACTCACTATTTTCTCAAATTTAATGACCGCTCTAGGGTTTACCTCTCACTACTATCTAAAAGATACAAATGGAATTGAAACCTCTGTTAACGTAAATGAATTGTTTCAAATGGACGAGTTATACGGAAATGTATTGGGTATAAACCTATACAACACAGAAGGAGAATATTTAGTGGACTTCGAATTGTCAGAGGAAATGGTTACATCTCAGTTCTTATTGGAATTCGGGCGAGAATTAACCGAGTTTGGCACATTAGCAGGCGCTTTATCAGCACAGTTTCATAGCAAACTGCCTGAAACAGCTTCTTCGTTGTGGATTAATCTACTAGCAGGAATCTTTATTATAGGTGTTGGAATCATTGGGTATTTTCTCACGACACAAGAAGCAAAGGAGAAATAAAATGAAAACACTCTCACTTCTCCTTATTATTCTAGGAGGCTTTCTTTGTGTACTTCAAATTAATTGGCTTAGTAAGGGCTATCAAGTATTTCAAAAGGAAAATGCACCGGCTTCCTCACAAGCAATTAGTCATGCATCTGAATATGTTTCTTCCCCTTCTAGCTTCGTAGAAGGAGATAAGATTGGAGTATTGCAGATACCAAAGCTAGAACGAACCGTACCAATTTACGAAGGAACGGATGAGGACACACTAAAAAAAGGGATCGGTCATGTTTCTTCTACCCCTTTACCAGGTGATGATAGCAACTCAGTCTTAGCTGGGCATCGTGATACATTTTTTCGGGAACTAGATCAATTGGTTGTTGGTGATAAACTCATCGTAAAAAGAGATAACACCTATCTATTATTTAAAATTAAAAAGCTACGGATTGTAGACAAGCAAGATCCCACTGTTATAGTGCCTAAACCTAGAAAAACATTAACTTTAACAACATGCTACCCCTTTACGTTCATTGGCCCAGCACCACTGCGTTACATTGTAGAGGCTGAACTGATTACAAAGCCAAAGATAGAACGAGAATGAACCGTTAATTTGATCAAGATAACCAATAAAAAAAGTCTGAAGATAATCACTTCAGACTTTTTTATTATTTTCCAAATGATGATAGAAACTTCACACGATCTCCCATTGGTGGAATGTTTTGATCAACCAACTGAATTTCTAGGATGGATGGTCCTTGTTCTTCACGTAACTCTTGAATGAGATCAGCTGTTAATTGCTCCATTGAATCAACAGACGCACTTTTTATTCCTAATGATTCAGCCATTGCTGCAATACTAACAGACTTCTGTTCAAATCGTGGATGGGATCGTTTATATTGTAAATTATGGCCATGATAGACCATTCCTAAGCGTGAATTGTTCAAAACAACAAAGAGAATTGGCAGGTTATACTCCTTAGCCGTTAACACTTCCATTCCATGCATAAAGAAGCAACCATCACCTGTAATACATACAACTTCACGGTTAGGTTCAGCTAGCTTACTTCCTATGGCTGTTCCGATTCCAGTTCCCATCGCACCAAAGTGTACATTTATATCAAAGGTTTGAGGGGCTTTAACTTCCATATAATGAATGACATACGACATAAATTCACCTATATCAATTGTATATCTAGTCATTGATGGCAAATTCTCTTGAATTTTAAGAAGGACGTTTTGTGTAGTAAATGTATCCTGACTTACGTCTTTTACTTTTTCTTTTGGAAAATAAAGATGTTTGTCCGTGACTTTTGAATTTAACTGATTCAAAATAGCGCGTAATGTAAGCTCTGCATCACCTAGAATCTCTACATCAACTTCATATTTTCGATTAAATACAGTTTGGTCAATATCCAGCTGGATTACATGTCGATCTTTTGCTAGATGCATATTCCAATTATTCGTTGCCGTCTCACCTAGACTTGAACCAATAATAAAGATCGTATCACCAAAGCCTTCGTTAATTAATTGCGAAGCAGTTTCATGCCCTGCAAATCCAAATACTCCTTTAAATAGCGGGTGATTGTCAGCAATTAATCCTTTTGCTTGTGGTGTTGTCACAATCGGCATATTGAGTAGTTCAGCGAGTTCAATGACTTCTTTAACTGCTCCCCTTGCACCTTGTCCAACAAATAGGATACCATCTTCCCTTTTGGTCAGAGCTTGAACAACAGCTTCCACTTGCTCCGGAATAGGAGATTGCTTCTCGTATACAGGAAAGCTCGGTATATCTTTCTCTTCTATTACACCTAATTGAACATCAATTGGAATGGCAATATGGACAGGACCTGGTACTCCAGATAAAGCGATTTTAACCGCTTCCACAACAGTTGCTAATAAGTCTTCGGCTTTATTTACCGTACCACTCCATTTGGTAACAGACTTAAATATCGGCTCAGCATATAATTCCTGTGATGCATTTAACCCATTCGTGTTCACTGGAACGGCCCCAGTGATAAACAAAACTGGTAAGTGTTCACGCATTGCATTTGCTGCTCCCGTTACTAAATTCGTTCCTCCTGGGCCACTACACCCTATACATACACTTAAAGAATTTGAATATTTAGCATAGGCACAAGCCATATAACCTGCTGCTCCTTCATGCTTGGTAACAATCGGAGTAATCTCAGGCATCTCGTAAAGCTCATCAAAAAAGGCATTTACAGAACCTGCTGGAATTCCAAAAACATGTTGTACTCCACCACTTTTTAAATAATCTAACACAGAACGAATCGCTTTCATTTTACGCCTCCTGTAAGATAGGTTTTAGTATGATATAAGATGTTTTTGATTATTGCTACTACTAGTAAATCCTAAAAGTGCCGAGTCTCTCCTTTGGGTACAAAGGTTCTTTCTCTCTATACGAGGAGGACCACTCTTTTATGTAAATTACGACTACCAACAAAGGATAAGTAAACACTACTTTCGCAGAATACTAGTTTTAGATTGGAATTTTATCACTCCATAGTAGATGCTTCTTCTAAATGAAGCGTGAAAGGTATGAGAGCCAACTAAGGAATACTCATCTGAACCAGTCTCACCCCCTTCCACCTAATGAGATTAAACCAATATTGTACGTGATTTATGATAGTATAAAGACTCTATTCACTACGTAAAAATTTTTTTTCTAGCTGTTTTATATCTAGCGGAGGAGAATAATAATAACCTTGTAAAAGAGTACAATTTCGAGATACTAAAAACTCAATTTGTTCCTTGGTTTCCACACCTTCTGCAATAACATCTAGCTGAAGGTTTTGAGCAAGTGTAATAATTGTGCTAGTAATGGCAGCATTTTTAGTATCTTGACAGACATTATGGATAAAGGAACGATCAATTTTTAATGTATGAATAGGAAAATGACTTAAATAACCTAAAGAAGAATAGCCTGTCCCAAAATCATCAATAGAAATTTTAACCCCTAGATCATGTAATTCTTCTAGTTTTCGGAGGGTTTCATCTGTATTTTGTACGATCAGATTTTCCGTTAACTCAATTCCCAGATAGCAAGGATCTAAATCTACATCCTCTAAAATATTTTTCACCATATTCACAAAGTTATCCTTCATAAACTGCTGGGCCGAAACATTGACTGACACTGTCATTCCCCTGTGTCCCTCTTGTTGCCATTGCTTCATCTGTTTACATGCTTGTTGTAAAACCCATTTTCCAATTGGTACGATTAAGCCATTTTCTTCTGCGATGGGGATAAATTCAGCTGGTGAAATCATTCCTAGAATTTTATGGTTCCAACGTAGTAAAGCCTCAACGCCTATCAAATGATTTGACTTGTAATCTATTTGAGGCTGATAATAGACCATCATTTCATTCAGCTCAAGTGCACGATAAAGAGCATTCTCAAGCCTTACATTATCTATTGTTCGTTTATCCATTGAAGCGGTATAAAATTGAAAATCGTTACCCGCAAGCTCTTTTGCTTTATACATTGCTGTATCTGCTTTTTTGATTAGTTCCTGTGAACTAAGACCATCCTGAGGAAACATACTAATCCCAATACTTGTTTTAACAAATATTTCTGTGCCATCTAATTCAAAAGGCTCTTCAAACGTTTTGATAAGTTTTTGGGAAAAGGAATACACTTCTTCTTCTCTTCGAATAAAAGGTAATAAAATGGTGAATTCGTCTCCACCCTGTCTCGAAACTGTACATCCTTTATGAACACAGTTTCGTAATCGTTCAGACACCTTTTGTAATAATAAATCACCAAGTGAATGCCCTAACGTGTCATTTATTGTTTTAAAACGATCCAAATCTAGAAAGATCAATGCAAGCTTTTGATGATGTAATTGGGCATATTCAAGACTTTGCTCTAATCGATCCTTTAATAAAGAGCGATTAGGCAATTTTGTTAATGAGTCATAATACGCATGATAATTGACCTTTTCCTCCATTTTTTTACGGTATGAAATGTCTTTACATGCCACAACATATCCAACCGTTTCAGATTGATCTTCAATCGCGGATACCGTATATTCAACTGGAATCTCATCTCCGTTTTTTTGGAGAAACACGTCATCCTCCTCAGACGTCATTTTTTCAAATAAGACACCCTTAGGTAGGATTTTTTTCTGTTTAAAAAATGAGAGATATGATTTGCCCAATAATTCCTTCTCTCTATACTTTAAAATGGATTCAGCAGCAGGGTTACAAAATGTAATTTTCCCTTTTATATCTAGGCCGACTATCCCATCTCCAACTGAATGAAGAATCAACTCATTTTCACGACTAAGCCTCTGCAATTCTCCAACTACTGTTTCAAGTTCAGCGTTTTTTTCTGTTAATTCTTCCGTACGTTTTTTTATAATCTGCTCCTGTTTTTCCATAAAAATCAAATGTGAGAGCACAGAAGCCGTCGCCTCAACAATAGATTGTGCAAGCTTGATCCCAGCTTCTGTATACCTAGGATTTTGATGATTCAATCCAACAATGGCTAATAGTCCTAACACCTCACCCATCGTAACAATTGGAAGCATCAAAATGCTTTGTATACCAAATTCTCGACAAGCTTCTTGATTAGGTCTTGAGTCCTTGGTAACATCCTCAACAAAGATCGATTTCTTTGTTTCAATGACTTCTTGAAAGAGAAGATCTGTCGTATAGTCAATTCTAATCGTCCTATGTGTTTCTTTCCATGCCTTTTCAGACCAATCACTTTGTTTACTTAAACTAGTCGCTTGGTAGTTTCCCTCTGTAATTGGATTTAGTAGATGCGCTCCAATATTTGAATTTCTCAATACCTTTCCAACATAGTAAAAACATTTATCAAGAGCTTCATTTAATGAAGAACATAACGAAAGCTCACTCGTAACGTCTAAAAGCAGCTGTTTCTCACTTATCAAATTTTCTTTATTTGTTATCTCATTAGCATTTCGAATCGCTACCGCGGCCATATTAACATAGGCCTCAACTGCTTCAATTTCGAATGGAGTTAAATTCATTTTCACCCCATTATTAAATAAGAATACTAACCCGTAAACCTCTTCCTCATAGAAAATTGGCAACGCTAATAGAGAGTTAATACCGAATGCTTTAATAGGTCTAGGATCCGGTCTGTTATCCTTTGTCGTGTCTGGGATATAGATCGTTTCCTTTCTGTCTAAGACCTGTTTAGCTAATTTGTCCGTTTTCGGATCAATGACTAATGTATTTAATGTAATTCCATTAAAATGATTCGGCTTTCCAATATACCCTCTATACGTATGATCTTCTTGAGGCAAATAAATCCCTACGGAATCACATTGAAATATTTCTTCAGAAATAGCTGTAACAACATACTCTAAAACATCATCTAATTCTAGTTTTGTGTTTATCAGCTTTGTAATCTGTGCAAGACGTGAATACCTAGTATGTTCTTCAATCATTCCGTACCCTCCAAAAACATCTGACATCAACATAAATCATCCGAATTCTATTCATCGGTTATGAAAATAGTAAAGATGAAATCTATCTTCATTGTCTTTCAAGAACTGACAAATAGATACATTTTCCCTTATTTTAAGATTATTATAATACAGATAAGAAAAAAAAGGTATAAGTACTATTTTTATAAAAAATACAGTACTTTATACCTTTTACTTAATAAGTTGTAAAATGGAGCATTTTTTGAATCAAATATAAAAGATATTTAAAGACAGGTAATTGATCCTGATACACCTCGTAATTCACTGTATACTCATTCTCTTCATTTAACCAGAGCTTGTTAAAGTAGCTGGAAACATCTTTCATGATGTCTTCTTCATCCGATGCCACTATTTTCACGTTTGTTTCTAAATTATAATTATCCAAGTTTCGTTCTGTAAAATTAGCCGAGCCACCTATAATGATATGAGGTTGACCTTTTTTATGAATGTACATCATTTTTGTATGAAATTGTTCTTTCCCTGTGTTATACCAGCGTATGGTAATATTTTCTTCGCCAAGCTGTGTTAATTCTGCAGCAACAGGTAAATTTGGGAGACCCATCTTCTCTGAACCAAATGCATTTTGATTCGGATCTAAAATTAACTGAACTTTCACATCACGATTGGCTGAAGCCTTTAATGCCTCCAATACTTCAGTATCCGCTAAGTAAAACATCGCTAACCAAATCGTATCTCCTTTTTTAGACGCATCGATTTCCTTGATAACATGATCTTGAATTTTTTGCTCCGTTAGCAATTGCAGGCCAATATCACCTTTCGTCACTTGTTGGTTTTTTGGTTTTTTTAGAGAAATGTTAGATGAAAAGTTTAGGACCGCTTGTTCCGTATTAATGAGATCCTCTACTATTTCGCCT encodes the following:
- a CDS encoding class D sortase, with the translated sequence MKTLSLLLIILGGFLCVLQINWLSKGYQVFQKENAPASSQAISHASEYVSSPSSFVEGDKIGVLQIPKLERTVPIYEGTDEDTLKKGIGHVSSTPLPGDDSNSVLAGHRDTFFRELDQLVVGDKLIVKRDNTYLLFKIKKLRIVDKQDPTVIVPKPRKTLTLTTCYPFTFIGPAPLRYIVEAELITKPKIERE
- a CDS encoding EAL domain-containing protein, translated to MIEEHTRYSRLAQITKLINTKLELDDVLEYVVTAISEEIFQCDSVGIYLPQEDHTYRGYIGKPNHFNGITLNTLVIDPKTDKLAKQVLDRKETIYIPDTTKDNRPDPRPIKAFGINSLLALPIFYEEEVYGLVFLFNNGVKMNLTPFEIEAVEAYVNMAAVAIRNANEITNKENLISEKQLLLDVTSELSLCSSLNEALDKCFYYVGKVLRNSNIGAHLLNPITEGNYQATSLSKQSDWSEKAWKETHRTIRIDYTTDLLFQEVIETKKSIFVEDVTKDSRPNQEACREFGIQSILMLPIVTMGEVLGLLAIVGLNHQNPRYTEAGIKLAQSIVEATASVLSHLIFMEKQEQIIKKRTEELTEKNAELETVVGELQRLSRENELILHSVGDGIVGLDIKGKITFCNPAAESILKYREKELLGKSYLSFFKQKKILPKGVLFEKMTSEEDDVFLQKNGDEIPVEYTVSAIEDQSETVGYVVACKDISYRKKMEEKVNYHAYYDSLTKLPNRSLLKDRLEQSLEYAQLHHQKLALIFLDLDRFKTINDTLGHSLGDLLLQKVSERLRNCVHKGCTVSRQGGDEFTILLPFIRREEEVYSFSQKLIKTFEEPFELDGTEIFVKTSIGISMFPQDGLSSQELIKKADTAMYKAKELAGNDFQFYTASMDKRTIDNVRLENALYRALELNEMMVYYQPQIDYKSNHLIGVEALLRWNHKILGMISPAEFIPIAEENGLIVPIGKWVLQQACKQMKQWQQEGHRGMTVSVNVSAQQFMKDNFVNMVKNILEDVDLDPCYLGIELTENLIVQNTDETLRKLEELHDLGVKISIDDFGTGYSSLGYLSHFPIHTLKIDRSFIHNVCQDTKNAAITSTIITLAQNLQLDVIAEGVETKEQIEFLVSRNCTLLQGYYYSPPLDIKQLEKKFLRSE
- a CDS encoding processed acidic surface protein; translated protein: MKRLILLSGLIFLLFHSTALASPPKSEIDQILTEVGWSEEDLVNYLAYYELSLDDFDSSEEIRQLIGSPISNENVAELLVDYDLSRQELDLLLSEFGETVDDYTFIEDLAIALTFYLNHESDINEFREFFTLTGLTDKELETLFSHFIKLKDRVKENEMDALGRRMEAFQSIEDMTTLSHSQKEEVLTIFSNLMTALGFTSHYYLKDTNGIETSVNVNELFQMDELYGNVLGINLYNTEGEYLVDFELSEEMVTSQFLLEFGRELTEFGTLAGALSAQFHSKLPETASSLWINLLAGIFIIGVGIIGYFLTTQEAKEK
- a CDS encoding thiamine pyrophosphate-binding protein; translated protein: MKAIRSVLDYLKSGGVQHVFGIPAGSVNAFFDELYEMPEITPIVTKHEGAAGYMACAYAKYSNSLSVCIGCSGPGGTNLVTGAANAMREHLPVLFITGAVPVNTNGLNASQELYAEPIFKSVTKWSGTVNKAEDLLATVVEAVKIALSGVPGPVHIAIPIDVQLGVIEEKDIPSFPVYEKQSPIPEQVEAVVQALTKREDGILFVGQGARGAVKEVIELAELLNMPIVTTPQAKGLIADNHPLFKGVFGFAGHETASQLINEGFGDTIFIIGSSLGETATNNWNMHLAKDRHVIQLDIDQTVFNRKYEVDVEILGDAELTLRAILNQLNSKVTDKHLYFPKEKVKDVSQDTFTTQNVLLKIQENLPSMTRYTIDIGEFMSYVIHYMEVKAPQTFDINVHFGAMGTGIGTAIGSKLAEPNREVVCITGDGCFFMHGMEVLTAKEYNLPILFVVLNNSRLGMVYHGHNLQYKRSHPRFEQKSVSIAAMAESLGIKSASVDSMEQLTADLIQELREEQGPSILEIQLVDQNIPPMGDRVKFLSSFGK